One segment of Mycobacterium spongiae DNA contains the following:
- the clgR gene encoding transcriptional regulator ClgR, with protein MASLMREVIGDVLRWARTSQGRTLREVSDAARVSLGYLSEVERGRKELSSELLNAICAALEVPLSVVLTEAGDRMAQTELNESVTSVASDSPATGATIDVNTKVVIPQVASWAVA; from the coding sequence ATGGCGTCCTTGATGCGCGAGGTCATTGGCGACGTGCTGCGCTGGGCTCGGACCTCGCAGGGCCGGACGCTGCGCGAAGTGTCCGATGCGGCCCGGGTGAGCCTTGGGTACCTCTCGGAAGTCGAGCGCGGCCGCAAGGAACTTTCCAGTGAATTGCTCAACGCGATTTGCGCGGCGTTAGAGGTTCCCTTGTCCGTGGTGCTCACCGAAGCCGGGGATCGGATGGCGCAGACCGAGCTGAATGAGAGCGTGACCAGCGTTGCGTCGGATAGCCCGGCAACCGGTGCCACCATCGATGTCAACACCAAGGTCGTCATTCCCCAGGTGGCGTCTTGGGCGGTGGCATGA
- the thyX gene encoding FAD-dependent thymidylate synthase — protein MAETAPLRVQLIAKTEFQAPRDVPWTTDADGGSALVEFAGRACYQSWSKPNPRTATNAGYVKHIIDVGHFSVLEHASVSFYITGISRSCTHELVRHRHFSYSQLSQRYVPENDSQVVVPPGMEDDPELRQILIATADASRATYTELLERLEAKFADQPNAVLRRKQARQAARAVLPNATETRIVVTGNYRAWRHFIAMRASEHADVEIRCLAIECLRQLVEVAPAVFADFEVTALADGTEVATSPFATEA, from the coding sequence GTGGCCGAGACCGCGCCGCTGCGGGTGCAGCTGATCGCAAAGACGGAGTTTCAGGCGCCGCGAGACGTGCCTTGGACGACCGACGCCGATGGCGGCTCCGCGCTGGTCGAGTTCGCCGGCCGGGCTTGCTACCAGAGCTGGTCCAAGCCCAATCCCAGAACCGCCACCAACGCTGGCTACGTCAAGCACATCATCGACGTCGGCCATTTCTCGGTGCTGGAGCATGCGAGTGTGTCGTTCTACATCACGGGTATCTCGCGATCGTGCACACATGAACTGGTCCGGCACCGGCATTTCTCCTACTCCCAGCTGTCGCAGCGTTACGTGCCGGAAAACGATTCGCAGGTCGTTGTACCGCCAGGGATGGAGGACGACCCGGAGCTGCGGCAAATTCTGATCGCGACCGCCGACGCCAGCCGTGCCACCTACACCGAGTTACTGGAAAGGTTGGAAGCCAAGTTCGCTGACCAACCGAATGCGGTTCTGCGCCGCAAGCAAGCCCGCCAGGCTGCCCGCGCCGTGCTCCCCAACGCCACCGAGACCCGTATCGTCGTCACCGGAAACTATCGGGCGTGGCGGCACTTCATCGCCATGCGGGCCAGCGAACACGCGGATGTAGAAATCCGGTGCCTGGCCATCGAGTGCCTCCGTCAGCTGGTCGAGGTGGCGCCGGCGGTGTTCGCAGACTTCGAGGTCACCGCCCTCGCTGACGGCACCGAGGTCGCCACCAGTCCTTTCGCGACAGAAGCCTGA
- a CDS encoding putative quinol monooxygenase — protein sequence MPVVVATLNVKPESVDIVRDILTRTVAEVHSEPGCQLYALHETGETFVFIEQWESPEALQTHATAPAATAMFTAAGEHLAGAPDIKLLQPIPAGDRDKGQLRQ from the coding sequence ATGCCCGTTGTCGTCGCGACATTGAACGTCAAACCCGAATCAGTCGACATCGTTCGCGATATCCTCACGCGCACAGTCGCAGAGGTGCACAGCGAACCTGGCTGCCAGCTCTATGCGCTCCACGAAACCGGCGAAACCTTTGTCTTCATCGAGCAATGGGAAAGTCCCGAAGCGCTCCAGACTCATGCCACCGCACCCGCGGCGACCGCGATGTTCACCGCAGCCGGCGAGCATCTTGCCGGAGCTCCCGACATCAAATTGTTACAGCCCATTCCAGCCGGGGATCGCGACAAAGGACAGCTGCGTCAGTGA
- a CDS encoding mycofactocin-coupled SDR family oxidoreductase has translation MPPDGPLDEPLKGKTAFITGAARGLGRAHAIRLAAGGADIIAVDICDQIATVPYPLSTADDLADTVKRVEDFGARIVARQADVRDRASLSAALQAGLEEFDRLDIVVANAGIAMMGAGDDGWNDVIDVNLSGVYHTVQVAVPTMIAQGNGGSIVLISSAAGLVGIGSDDPGSLGYTAAKHGVVGLMRAYANQLASHNIRVNSIHPCGVDTPMINNEFFRQWLDTAEADAPRDLGNALPVELVKPDDIANAVAWLVSDQARYVTGVTLPVDAGFVNKR, from the coding sequence GTGCCGCCGGACGGACCGCTAGACGAGCCCCTGAAAGGCAAGACCGCCTTCATTACCGGCGCCGCGCGCGGCTTGGGGCGCGCACACGCTATTCGACTGGCGGCTGGCGGCGCCGACATCATCGCGGTGGACATCTGCGACCAAATCGCCACTGTGCCTTATCCGTTGAGCACTGCCGATGATCTGGCAGACACCGTCAAGCGCGTCGAGGACTTCGGCGCCCGAATCGTGGCCAGACAGGCCGACGTCCGCGATCGCGCATCGCTGTCCGCCGCGTTGCAAGCTGGCCTCGAAGAGTTCGACCGTCTCGACATAGTTGTGGCTAATGCGGGTATCGCCATGATGGGGGCGGGCGACGACGGCTGGAACGACGTTATCGACGTCAATCTGAGCGGCGTCTACCACACCGTGCAAGTTGCGGTACCGACCATGATCGCCCAGGGTAACGGCGGCTCGATCGTGTTGATCAGCTCAGCCGCAGGGCTGGTCGGCATCGGCAGCGATGATCCCGGATCGCTTGGCTACACGGCCGCCAAGCACGGCGTGGTCGGCCTAATGCGGGCTTACGCGAACCAACTTGCGTCGCACAATATTCGGGTCAATTCGATACATCCGTGCGGGGTCGACACGCCAATGATCAACAACGAGTTCTTCCGGCAGTGGCTAGATACAGCCGAAGCGGATGCACCCCGGGATCTGGGCAACGCGTTGCCCGTCGAGTTGGTAAAGCCCGATGACATCGCCAACGCCGTGGCGTGGCTGGTGTCCGACCAGGCTCGCTATGTTACCGGCGTCACCCTGCCGGTTGATGCGGGCTTCGTGAACAAGCGGTAG
- the pgsA gene encoding CDP-diacylglycerol--glycerol-3-phosphate 3-phosphatidyltransferase, which produces MSGQPQTNRLPERASIANLANILTFVRLVLVPIFLFALFYGDGHHWTARVVACVIFAVACTTDRFDGLLARNYGMATEFGAFVDPIADKTLIGAALIGLSMLGDLPWWVTVLIMTRELGVTLLRLAVIRRGVIPASWGGKVKTVVQAVAIGLFVLPLSGALHMAAAVIMGIAVVLTVVTGIDYVASAVRGIRQARG; this is translated from the coding sequence GTGTCGGGCCAGCCTCAAACGAATCGATTGCCCGAGCGTGCCAGCATCGCCAACTTGGCCAATATTCTCACTTTCGTCAGGCTGGTCCTGGTCCCGATTTTCTTATTTGCCCTGTTCTACGGCGATGGTCACCATTGGACTGCCCGCGTTGTCGCCTGCGTGATATTCGCGGTCGCTTGCACGACCGATCGGTTCGACGGCCTGCTGGCCCGCAACTACGGTATGGCAACTGAATTTGGTGCTTTTGTCGATCCCATTGCCGACAAGACGCTGATCGGTGCGGCGTTGATCGGGTTGTCGATGCTCGGTGACTTGCCCTGGTGGGTCACGGTGCTGATCATGACCCGCGAGCTCGGGGTGACACTGTTGCGGTTGGCCGTCATCCGCCGCGGTGTCATTCCTGCCAGTTGGGGCGGCAAGGTCAAGACCGTGGTGCAGGCCGTGGCGATCGGGTTGTTCGTGTTGCCCCTATCGGGTGCGCTGCACATGGCGGCCGCGGTAATTATGGGCATTGCGGTTGTGCTCACAGTGGTCACCGGCATTGACTACGTTGCCTCGGCGGTCCGGGGGATTCGCCAAGCCAGGGGCTGA
- the pspA gene encoding phage shock protein PspA, with translation MANPFVKAWKYLMALFSSKIDEHADPKVQIQQAIEEAQQTHQALTQQAAQVIGNQRQLEMRLNRQLADIEKLQVNVRQALTLADQATSAGDVAKATEYNNAAEAFAAQLVTAEQSVEDLKALHDQALGAADQAKQAVERNAMVLQQKIAERTKLLSQLEQAKMQEQVSASLRSMSELAAPGNTPTLDEVRDKIERRYANAIGSAELAQGSVQGRMLEVEQAGIQMAGHSRLEQIRASMRGEALPAGGSASPAAPATEASRGSITEKPFGQ, from the coding sequence ATGGCCAATCCGTTCGTCAAAGCGTGGAAGTACCTCATGGCGCTGTTCAGCTCCAAGATTGACGAGCATGCCGACCCGAAAGTGCAGATTCAGCAGGCCATTGAGGAGGCGCAGCAGACCCACCAGGCGCTGACGCAACAGGCCGCGCAGGTGATCGGCAATCAACGGCAACTGGAGATGCGGCTCAACCGGCAGCTGGCGGACATCGAAAAGCTGCAGGTCAACGTTCGTCAGGCGCTGACATTGGCCGATCAGGCCACCAGCGCCGGCGACGTAGCCAAAGCCACCGAATACAACAACGCGGCGGAGGCGTTCGCCGCCCAGCTGGTGACTGCTGAGCAGAGCGTCGAAGACCTCAAGGCGTTGCACGACCAAGCGCTCGGTGCGGCAGACCAAGCCAAGCAAGCCGTTGAACGCAACGCGATGGTGCTGCAGCAAAAGATCGCCGAGCGCACCAAGCTGCTCAGCCAGCTGGAACAAGCGAAGATGCAGGAGCAAGTCAGCGCATCGCTGCGATCGATGAGCGAACTGGCTGCGCCGGGCAACACGCCAACCCTCGACGAGGTACGCGACAAGATCGAGCGGCGCTACGCCAATGCGATCGGTTCGGCCGAGCTCGCCCAGGGCTCCGTGCAGGGCCGCATGCTCGAAGTCGAGCAGGCCGGTATCCAGATGGCCGGTCATTCTCGGCTGGAGCAGATCCGCGCGTCGATGCGTGGTGAGGCGTTGCCGGCCGGAGGCTCGGCCAGCCCGGCCGCGCCTGCTACCGAGGCCTCACGCGGCTCGATTACCGAGAAGCCTTTCGGGCAGTAG
- the dapA gene encoding 4-hydroxy-tetrahydrodipicolinate synthase: MTTVGFDVPTRLGTVLTAMVTPFGADGSLDVGAAARLATHLVDQGCDGLVVSGTTGESPTTSDDEKRTLLRAVLEAVGDRARVIAGAGTNDTAHSIRLAQACAAEGAHGLLVVTPYYSKPPQRGLLAHFTAVADATDLPVLLYDIPGRSAIPIESDTIRALAAHPNVVGVKDAKADLHSGGQIMAETGLAYYSGDDALNLPWLAMGAVGFISVISHLATGQLRELLSAFGSGDVATARKVNVALAPLCNAMNRVGGVTLAKAGLRLQGIDVGDPRLPQMAATREQIEALAADMRAASVLK; this comes from the coding sequence GTGACCACCGTCGGATTCGACGTCCCCACGCGGCTGGGAACCGTGCTAACCGCGATGGTGACTCCGTTTGGCGCCGATGGCTCCCTCGACGTCGGCGCCGCGGCCCGACTGGCCACCCACCTCGTGGATCAGGGGTGTGACGGCCTCGTGGTCTCCGGTACCACCGGCGAGTCGCCGACCACCAGCGACGACGAGAAGCGCACGTTGTTGAGGGCGGTCTTGGAGGCGGTAGGTGACCGGGCGCGGGTTATCGCCGGCGCAGGCACCAACGACACCGCGCACAGCATCCGGCTCGCCCAGGCGTGCGCGGCCGAGGGCGCTCATGGCCTCCTGGTGGTCACCCCCTACTACTCGAAGCCGCCGCAGCGGGGGCTACTGGCGCATTTCACCGCCGTCGCGGATGCGACCGATCTACCGGTCTTGCTCTACGACATCCCGGGGCGATCCGCCATACCCATCGAGTCCGACACGATCCGCGCGTTGGCAGCACACCCGAACGTCGTCGGGGTCAAGGACGCGAAAGCGGACCTCCACAGCGGCGGACAGATCATGGCCGAAACCGGATTGGCCTACTATTCCGGCGACGACGCCCTTAACCTGCCATGGCTGGCGATGGGTGCCGTCGGTTTCATCAGCGTGATTTCGCACCTGGCTACGGGGCAGCTTCGAGAGTTGTTGTCCGCTTTCGGCTCCGGGGACGTCGCTACCGCCCGCAAGGTGAACGTCGCGCTGGCGCCGCTGTGCAACGCGATGAACCGGGTCGGTGGCGTGACGTTGGCCAAGGCGGGCTTGCGCCTGCAGGGTATTGACGTCGGTGATCCCCGACTGCCGCAGATGGCCGCCACGCGGGAGCAAATCGAGGCGCTGGCCGCCGACATGCGAGCGGCGTCGGTACTCAAGTGA
- a CDS encoding DNA translocase FtsK has translation MSVTSVAGGVDGVFATTLACMASKTVGRSSSRTSRSKATSRGAPRSARSAAPKKRPSAPKKRPSKPAKAVSRPVGRRNRSMLVAAGLTCGRVMRATWLMAAKGTGGAARSIGRARDIEPGHRRDGIALVLLGVAVIVAASSWFDAARPVGVWVDVVLRTLIGSGVVVLPVVAVGVAVTLMRTAPNPDARPRLILGASLIGCSLLGLCHLWAGSPQGPELRRSAGGFVGFVIGGPLADGLTAWIAAPLLFIGALFGLLLLTGITIREVPDALRAMFGTGLFQRDYDAGDPYEGGEGRDADLRDLASEDFSDGYYDDSHQGSFADDEAQAWPAGDLPENPDDVPTTPEPAVARGAGKPGKSRKNGDDSRGSRKQNTQMLDRVVEGPYTLPSLDLLLAGDPPKKRSAANSHMAGAIGDVLTQFKVNAAVTGCTRGPTVTRYEVELGPGVKVEKITALQRNIAYAVATESVRMLAPIPGKSAVGIEVPNTDREMVRLAEVLTAPATRRDHHPLVIGLGKDIEGDFISANLAKMPHLLVAGSTGSGKSSFVNSMLISLLTRATPEEVRMILIDPKMVELTPYEGIPHLITPIITQPKKAAAALAWLVDEMEQRYQDMQASRVRHIDDFNEKVRSGAITAPLGSKREYRPYPYVVAIVDELADLMMTAPRDVEDAIVRITQKARAAGIHLVLATQRPSVDVVTGLIKTNVPSRLAFATSSLTDSRVILDQAGAEKLIGMGDGLFLPMGASKPIRLQGAFISDEEIHTVVAACKDQAEPEYTEGVTTAKPSGERTDVDPDIGDDMDVFLQAVELVVSSQFGSTSMLQRKLRVGFAKAGRLMDLMETRDIVGPSEGSKAREVLVKPDELAATLAAIRGPNSGADPDEETE, from the coding sequence ATGAGCGTTACCAGTGTGGCGGGTGGTGTAGATGGTGTATTTGCGACTACCCTTGCGTGCATGGCAAGCAAGACTGTTGGCCGCTCCAGTAGTCGAACGAGCAGGTCAAAGGCCACTTCGCGGGGTGCGCCACGAAGTGCGCGATCAGCTGCTCCCAAGAAGCGTCCCAGTGCTCCCAAAAAGCGTCCCAGCAAGCCCGCCAAAGCAGTGAGCAGGCCGGTCGGCCGGCGCAATCGGTCGATGCTGGTCGCTGCCGGACTCACCTGCGGCCGGGTCATGCGCGCGACGTGGCTAATGGCTGCCAAAGGCACGGGTGGCGCCGCGCGGTCGATCGGGCGGGCCCGCGACATCGAGCCCGGACATCGCCGTGACGGAATAGCGCTGGTTCTGCTCGGAGTTGCCGTGATCGTCGCGGCCAGCTCCTGGTTCGACGCGGCCCGGCCGGTGGGCGTATGGGTCGACGTGGTGCTGCGCACCCTGATCGGCTCGGGTGTTGTTGTGCTGCCGGTGGTCGCGGTGGGGGTGGCGGTAACGCTGATGCGGACCGCGCCCAACCCCGACGCGCGGCCGCGGCTGATCCTTGGTGCCAGCCTGATCGGATGCTCGTTGCTGGGCCTCTGTCACCTATGGGCGGGTTCGCCGCAAGGTCCCGAGTTGCGGCGAAGTGCGGGGGGCTTTGTCGGTTTCGTCATCGGTGGTCCGCTGGCGGACGGATTGACCGCGTGGATCGCCGCACCGTTGTTGTTCATCGGTGCGTTATTTGGATTGTTGCTGCTGACCGGAATCACCATCCGCGAAGTGCCCGATGCCTTGCGCGCGATGTTCGGCACCGGGCTATTCCAACGTGACTACGACGCCGGCGATCCTTACGAGGGTGGCGAGGGCCGCGATGCCGACCTACGGGACCTCGCGAGCGAGGACTTCTCCGACGGCTACTACGACGATTCTCATCAAGGGTCGTTCGCCGACGACGAGGCGCAGGCGTGGCCCGCTGGCGACCTCCCCGAAAACCCAGACGATGTTCCGACCACCCCGGAACCGGCGGTTGCGCGCGGCGCCGGAAAGCCCGGAAAGTCCCGAAAGAACGGTGATGATAGCCGTGGCTCCCGAAAGCAGAACACCCAGATGCTGGACCGGGTGGTCGAAGGTCCGTACACGCTGCCGTCGCTGGACCTGTTGCTAGCCGGTGACCCGCCCAAGAAGCGCAGCGCCGCCAACAGCCACATGGCTGGCGCCATCGGGGATGTGCTCACCCAGTTCAAGGTCAACGCCGCGGTTACTGGCTGCACCCGCGGGCCCACAGTCACCCGCTACGAAGTCGAGCTTGGCCCGGGCGTCAAGGTGGAGAAGATCACCGCACTGCAGCGCAACATCGCCTACGCGGTGGCCACCGAGAGTGTCCGCATGCTGGCCCCGATCCCCGGCAAGTCCGCTGTCGGTATCGAAGTACCCAACACCGATCGGGAGATGGTGCGACTGGCCGAGGTACTCACCGCGCCGGCTACCCGCCGCGACCATCATCCGCTGGTGATCGGACTGGGCAAGGACATCGAAGGGGACTTCATCTCCGCCAACCTGGCCAAAATGCCACACCTGCTGGTCGCCGGCTCTACCGGTTCCGGCAAGTCCAGCTTCGTCAACTCCATGCTGATTTCGCTGTTGACTCGGGCCACTCCGGAGGAGGTCAGGATGATCCTGATTGATCCGAAGATGGTGGAGCTGACTCCCTACGAAGGCATTCCGCATCTGATCACGCCGATCATCACCCAGCCTAAGAAGGCCGCGGCTGCGCTCGCGTGGCTCGTCGACGAAATGGAGCAGCGGTACCAGGACATGCAGGCGTCGCGGGTGCGCCACATCGATGACTTCAACGAGAAGGTGCGATCGGGCGCGATCACGGCGCCGCTTGGCAGCAAACGGGAGTACCGGCCCTATCCGTATGTCGTTGCGATCGTCGATGAGTTGGCTGACCTGATGATGACCGCGCCGCGCGACGTCGAGGACGCCATCGTGCGGATTACCCAGAAAGCCCGTGCGGCGGGCATCCACCTGGTGCTGGCTACCCAGCGCCCGTCGGTAGACGTGGTCACCGGGCTCATCAAGACCAACGTGCCGTCACGGCTCGCCTTTGCAACCTCGTCGCTCACCGATAGTCGAGTCATCCTGGACCAAGCGGGGGCGGAAAAGCTGATCGGCATGGGCGACGGGCTGTTCCTGCCGATGGGTGCCAGCAAACCGATCCGGCTCCAGGGCGCGTTCATCAGCGACGAGGAGATTCATACCGTCGTCGCCGCCTGCAAGGATCAGGCCGAGCCGGAATACACCGAGGGGGTCACTACCGCAAAGCCGTCCGGCGAGCGCACCGACGTCGATCCGGACATCGGCGACGATATGGATGTGTTCCTGCAAGCGGTCGAGCTGGTCGTGTCCAGCCAGTTCGGGTCCACGTCGATGCTGCAACGAAAGCTGCGGGTCGGTTTCGCCAAAGCCGGCCGGTTGATGGACCTGATGGAGACGCGCGACATCGTGGGGCCCAGTGAAGGGTCAAAGGCGCGTGAGGTGCTGGTCAAGCCCGATGAGCTGGCGGCGACGTTGGCGGCGATCCGGGGCCCGAACTCAGGCGCCGATCCCGACGAGGAGACCGAGTAG
- a CDS encoding ribonuclease J has translation MELELTPPGPLASGGLRVTALGGISEIGRNMTVFEHLGRLLIIDCGVLFPNHDEPGVDLILPDIRHIEDRLDDIEALVLTHAHEDHIGAIPFLLKLRPDIPIVGSKFTLALVAAKCREHRIKPVFVQVGEGQSSKHGVFECEYFAVNHSTPDALAIAIYTGAGTVLVSGDIKLDQLPLDGRPTDLPGLSRLGNAGVDLFLCDSTNAEHPGVGPSESEVGPTLHRLIRGADGRVIVACFASNVDRVQQIIDAAVALGRRVSFVGRSMVRNMRIAKELGFLRVADSDVLDIGAAETLPPEQVLLITTGTQGEPMSALSRMSRGEHRSITLTPGDLIVLSSSLIPGNEEAVYGVIDALSKIGARVVTNAQARVHVSGHAYAGELLFLYNGIRPRHVMPVHGTWRHLRANAKLAASTGVAPESILLAENGVSVDLVAGKASISGAVPVGKMFVDGLITGDVGDITLGERLILSSGFVAVTVVVKRGTGQPVAAPHLHSRGFSEDPKALEPAVRKVEAELETLVAANVTDPIRIAQGVRRTVGKWVGATYRRQPMIVPTVIEV, from the coding sequence GTGGAGTTAGAGCTCACACCACCCGGTCCTTTGGCCTCGGGCGGCCTGCGGGTCACGGCGTTGGGGGGCATCAGCGAGATCGGCCGCAATATGACGGTTTTCGAGCATCTGGGCCGGCTGCTGATCATCGACTGCGGGGTACTGTTCCCCAACCACGACGAGCCGGGTGTCGATCTGATTTTGCCGGATATCCGCCATATCGAAGACCGGCTCGACGACATCGAGGCGCTGGTGCTGACCCATGCCCACGAAGACCACATTGGTGCGATCCCGTTCCTGCTGAAGCTGCGGCCCGACATCCCGATCGTCGGCTCGAAGTTCACCCTGGCGCTGGTGGCCGCGAAATGCCGCGAGCACCGCATCAAGCCGGTATTCGTCCAGGTCGGTGAGGGACAGAGCAGCAAGCATGGTGTGTTCGAGTGCGAGTACTTCGCGGTAAACCATTCCACCCCGGACGCCCTCGCCATCGCGATCTACACCGGCGCGGGAACCGTCTTGGTCAGCGGCGACATCAAGCTCGATCAACTTCCGCTGGATGGGCGCCCCACTGACTTGCCCGGGTTGTCCAGGCTCGGGAACGCCGGTGTTGACCTGTTCTTGTGTGACTCCACCAATGCCGAGCACCCCGGCGTCGGGCCGTCCGAAAGCGAGGTCGGTCCCACGCTGCACCGGCTGATCCGCGGCGCCGACGGCCGAGTCATCGTGGCGTGTTTCGCCTCCAATGTCGACCGGGTCCAGCAGATCATCGATGCGGCAGTGGCATTGGGCCGGCGAGTGTCGTTCGTCGGGCGATCGATGGTGCGCAACATGAGAATCGCCAAGGAACTGGGTTTCTTGCGGGTCGCCGATTCTGATGTGCTCGACATCGGCGCTGCCGAAACATTGCCTCCCGAACAGGTGTTGTTGATAACGACGGGCACGCAGGGCGAGCCGATGTCGGCATTGTCTCGCATGTCACGCGGTGAGCATCGCAGCATCACCTTGACCCCCGGTGATCTCATCGTGTTGTCCTCGTCGCTGATCCCCGGAAACGAGGAGGCGGTATACGGTGTCATCGACGCCCTCTCCAAGATCGGAGCTCGCGTCGTCACCAATGCCCAAGCCCGAGTGCATGTTTCCGGTCACGCGTATGCCGGGGAGCTGCTGTTCCTTTACAACGGAATTCGTCCCCGCCACGTCATGCCGGTACACGGAACCTGGCGGCACTTGCGGGCCAATGCCAAGCTAGCCGCAAGTACCGGAGTAGCGCCGGAATCAATTCTGTTGGCCGAGAACGGTGTCAGCGTTGATCTGGTCGCCGGCAAAGCCAGCATTTCGGGTGCGGTGCCGGTGGGCAAGATGTTCGTTGATGGCTTGATCACCGGCGACGTCGGTGACATCACTCTGGGCGAGCGACTCATCCTGTCTTCTGGCTTCGTCGCGGTAACCGTGGTGGTCAAACGCGGCACTGGCCAGCCCGTGGCCGCCCCGCACCTGCACTCGCGCGGCTTCTCCGAAGATCCCAAAGCGCTGGAACCCGCAGTGCGCAAGGTTGAGGCCGAGCTGGAGACGTTGGTGGCTGCCAACGTCACCGATCCCATCCGGATCGCACAGGGGGTGCGCCGCACGGTGGGCAAATGGGTGGGTGCGACTTACCGTCGGCAGCCGATGATCGTGCCCACGGTCATCGAGGTCTGA
- a CDS encoding amino-acid N-acetyltransferase, translating into MTESRRDNRAMVRRARTSDVPVIKRLVDTYAGKILLEKNLVTLYEAVQEFWVAEHPEMPGEVVGCGALHVLWSDLGEIRTVAVDPTVTSHGIGHAIVDRLLEVARDLQLDRVFVLTFETEFFGRHGFTEIEGTPVTAEVFDEMRRSYDIGVAEFLDLSYVKPNILGNSRMLLVL; encoded by the coding sequence GTGACCGAAAGCCGACGGGATAACCGCGCGATGGTGCGGCGCGCGCGGACCTCCGACGTCCCGGTGATCAAGCGACTCGTCGACACCTATGCAGGAAAGATCCTCCTGGAAAAGAACCTGGTGACGCTGTATGAAGCCGTCCAGGAGTTCTGGGTCGCCGAACACCCCGAGATGCCGGGCGAAGTGGTCGGTTGTGGGGCATTGCACGTGTTGTGGTCCGATCTCGGCGAGATCCGCACGGTCGCGGTCGACCCCACCGTGACCAGCCACGGTATTGGCCACGCCATCGTCGATCGGCTTCTCGAAGTGGCCCGTGACCTGCAGCTCGACCGGGTGTTCGTGTTGACGTTCGAGACCGAGTTCTTCGGCCGCCACGGGTTCACCGAGATCGAGGGCACGCCGGTCACTGCCGAGGTATTCGACGAGATGCGCCGTTCCTACGACATTGGGGTCGCAGAATTCTTGGATCTGAGCTATGTCAAACCGAACATCCTGGGCAACTCCCGGATGCTGCTAGTGCTCTAG
- a CDS encoding SAM-dependent methyltransferase encodes MTRNPAAQTAFGPMLLAAVEQNETAEHRLVDDDLADLFLPAPLRWLVSATRYAPLRRALIKVSEWSGPGLWVNLCCRKRFVGDKLSEALDNIDAVVILGAGFDTRAYRLTRQVRIPVFEADLPVNIARKAKTVRRVLGELPLSVRLVAVDFEHDDLLTALAEHGYLTDYRVFFICEGVTQYLTEDAVRRTFEGLRAAAPGSRIVFTYVRRDFIDGTNRYGTRTLYRSVRRRRQLWHFGLQPDDVAGFLSEYGWRLVDQAGPDELVQRYVEHTGRKLGASQLEWSAYAEKS; translated from the coding sequence ATGACCCGAAATCCCGCCGCACAGACCGCGTTCGGCCCCATGCTTTTGGCCGCCGTCGAACAAAACGAGACCGCCGAGCACCGGCTCGTAGACGACGACCTCGCGGACCTGTTTCTGCCGGCACCCCTGCGATGGCTCGTCAGCGCGACCCGATACGCGCCGCTACGGCGCGCACTGATCAAGGTGTCGGAATGGTCTGGGCCCGGGCTGTGGGTCAATCTGTGCTGCCGCAAGCGCTTTGTCGGCGACAAGCTCAGCGAAGCACTCGACAATATCGACGCGGTGGTCATCCTCGGCGCTGGGTTCGACACACGGGCCTACCGGTTGACCCGGCAGGTCCGCATCCCCGTCTTCGAAGCAGACCTGCCGGTCAATATTGCCCGAAAGGCCAAGACGGTCCGACGGGTGCTCGGCGAACTGCCGTTGTCGGTTCGCTTGGTGGCGGTGGACTTCGAGCATGACGATCTGCTGACCGCACTGGCCGAGCACGGCTACCTCACCGACTACCGCGTCTTCTTCATCTGCGAGGGCGTTACCCAATACCTCACCGAAGACGCTGTTCGCAGAACATTCGAAGGCCTGAGAGCGGCCGCTCCGGGCAGCCGCATCGTGTTCACCTACGTCCGCCGGGACTTCATCGACGGCACGAATCGCTATGGCACCCGGACGCTATACCGATCGGTGCGCCGACGACGGCAGCTGTGGCATTTCGGCTTGCAGCCTGACGACGTGGCGGGCTTCCTCTCCGAGTATGGATGGCGGTTGGTGGATCAGGCCGGACCCGACGAACTTGTCCAGCGCTATGTCGAACACACCGGCCGCAAACTCGGTGCATCGCAGCTCGAGTGGTCGGCCTACGCCGAGAAGAGCTAG